The Shewanella halotolerans region TGTTAGCCTGCATAGCCGCGAAGGCGATGTCATCCATCAGCCATTTACCAATGGTAAAGTCTTCAGGTCGGCCGTCCACAGCAGCAAACAAACCATCAGGCAACGCCTGAATATAGCCATGCTCTGCAACCTCAAAGGTTGCAGTGACGATACTGTTTAGTTGGCTACTAAGGGCGGCGCCCCCTAAAGCGGTGGATATTGCAGGCATAAAAAAGGCACCCTCAATTGCATTAGAGTGCCCATTTTTGCTTAAGTGTCTTACCTAGTGGATTGGGAAGGATTCGGGATTAGCTTAAAAATTTTAAATCTTTTGTTCTCTATATTTTTGCATTGTCACTAAGTTAACAAAAGGACAAAAAATGACAGGCTTATTGTTCTTACCGGTATAATGCAACTTACCAACCAACAATATATGGACACCCTGTAAGTCATCCAGCTCGGTGATTTTAAATGCACTGAGAAAATCATCGCGTATATTAGCAAAGACTTTAACACTTAGCCCTGATTTAGAATCACTTGCATTCAACCAAATTCCACCATAAGTCTCATCAAAAGAATCAACTATCAACCCCCAAAACAGATAACTCCGATCATCATCAACCGCTGGCGAGATATCATCAAAATGTACTGCAACATCCTTTATTGCTCCCTTAACTTTTAACTGACCACTTTCAGAGTAGATTTCAACTTGCTTATCTGAGTGCTTAAAATCAGGAAAACGCTTTAAGTATGATAAAATCTGTCTTAGCGTTCGAGAAACATTCGCCTCATAAGAAGAGCCTCTTCCTTTCCCCACAGCACCGCCTCGTGGAGTGATAAAACCTTCATTTGGAATAGGTGCTAATTCAACATCTGCAATTGCTCCACCAGACTTATCGCCCAGATTTACAATATAATCGGTCGCTGTTGGAACAGGATAATCAACAGACCTTCCTGATTCACTGCCGTCATCAATGACTAAATAAGATGTTCTATGTTCGCACTCACCTTGATGATGATGAGAATTAAAATGTGCAGTTCTAATTACCTTTGCTGTAGGCTTCGTTCCCGAACGAAACCACGCCGCATCATTACACCCTGTACATAACAAACTGGTTTTGTATGCCTGTTGCACTTCCTTTGCTAATCCTTCAAATTCTGTGGCAGAAAAAACTCTGCCATCCTTAGAACTAACTGCATATTCCATAGACACATATCCTTATAATTTATATTGACCAAATATACACTATTACAAAATGTTCCTAATAGCGCTGCCTTCAATCAACAAATGATTGAAAAGATATCGGATTTAATCTGAAATCTTCATCTACTTTTTGGATGGCGGAGATGGTGGTCTAGGTGTTGATGGCCTTGGCACATCTGTTGGCCTAGTGATCGGTACATCCCCTCTGACATTACGGGTACCTGGTGGTGTAGGTGGTGGCTTCTGTTCTGACATTTTAAGCTCCTTTCTTGGATAATTGGTTTCATATTATCTGCAATATAAAATGGAATTAATGAAAGTAGAATAGCGACAATCGCAACAACTATAGATACTGGAGGATCCCCTCATAATTCGGGCCTCCCAGAGGTGTTAACCAGTTTAAGAAATTCACCCCAAGCCCAGCGAAAATGCGATTCTTTGATTGAGTATTCCGGACGTCGTCTCACTTCTTTGCCGAGCCGGAGCACAGATAGCACGTTTCTGTCACGTATCGTATTGGCTTGAAACCTCCGCTGCCATCCCAGATGCCTGGCTGCCAGACCGATGCACCAAAGCAGGATTTCTGCCAACAAAGCTATCAGCAACAACACATCATAACGGCGTGGACAACGACTGCGGCTTTGTCTGAGTCCCATGCCGTATTGGGGACTTTTGAGGTCGCGAAAGGTTTCTTCTATCTGCATCCGTCTGGCATAAAGTTTGACCACCTGCGTTGACGAGAACGCCTCCGTAGGCAAGTTGGTTGCCAGTAACCAAGGCTCTTTACTGCCAAGACGGTAACTTTGTTGTGCCGTATGATTGCGTCCTGCTTTGGATGACCGCTTGTCGGCTCGATATTTCGGCGCAGCCTTGTACAGATGTAAATGACAGCGCATAGGCGATTTTCGTCCCAGTTTTACGTAACCAATATGCCGGGCTTTCGCCGTGGCGGAGGGATAAAGCGACTTATTCGACTGCCATTGGGCATGATTGGCCTGGAGAAAGCCGACATCCCCACGGACACGGCCAAGCCAAAACCAACCATATCGTTCCACCTCCCGAAACCAGGTATTGCGGTAACCCGCATCGGTGACAATCAGTGGACACACATGGGACGGCAGCACCTGTGCCAACTCCGCCAAGAAGGCGTTATGACTGCGTGGAGCATTGTAGTCGGCAAGCTTGAAAGTACGCTCATACAGGGTAACCGAGCGCCCTTGCACACTGACAGAGGCTCGCAATGTCATCATCCGCAATTGTTCACGGACATCAGACCAATCAATGAGGATTACCGGCATGGGATTAGCAACACAGAGTAACTTGGCATGCCATTGATAAATAGCGAATTTATCAGAGTGTAGATGCGGGTTGCCGAGTAGCCTGTCTATCCGTTTGATGTTGTGCTTTGGCGCCACCGCACCAGAGATATTGCGACCAAGCTGAGTGAGTGACAACTGATTGCCATCAAGTAACGCTTCTGTAGCAACCATCAGAGAATTAAGCCGTTTTTGATGTATTTGCGGGCATTGCTTTTTGAGTAAATCGTGTAAGATATGGACATCACGCATGGTGTTGGATCTGGTAGTTTTTTGGCGAAATCAATTAGATCAATCAACACCATGCGTGTCTACTGAATTGAATAAAAAGGGAATTATCTGGGGATTCCCTAGCTATAGATATATTAGCTCTATATATGTTCTCGCTACGTTGATCATTACTCTTACCAGTCTTTGTTCCAGCCTCTTTGAAAGTGTCTAATCTATATTGAGCAAACGCCTTATCAACTAGCTCATTAGATTCTCCATGATGTTTCTCTAATTCAACATAGTAGTCATCCATCTCTTCAGGACTTGCGACTAAACAATCGGAATACTTAAACAAATACAAACATAGAAAAACAAATGAAATTAATATAGCTATCATTGCTATTGCAAAAAGTTCCCAAAAAACTACAGCTAACCCGCTACTAAAGACAGGGATGTTCTGAACAATGTATGCAACTAATCCGGATAATGCTAACAAAATAGCGAATGGAAAGTTTAATCTTGCATGAATTCTATCTCTACGCTCGATTTCTTGAGTATAAAGATTTTGATAAAGTTCTATTCTTGATTCCACGTCCATATGCTTTCCATCAGATAAATAAACTTAAGTATCGATTGTAGCCTAGTTTAAACCCCGTTTAAATCTTCGTTAAAGCGTTTAACCCCTCTCACTGTGAGCCAAGATAGTCAGTAGCACAAAGCAAGGCCACTGAGACGTTTTTAGGTTTTGATATGCTTTAGCTAAAGACTTAGAATCATTGTCATCCATTTTGTCCCCCATGGAAGGCACATGACAACCAATCCTACAAAGCCAGATCTAAAAACTATCCAGCAGACCACACCCGATGTGAACAAAGACTTCTCATTTAAGTGGTTAATCATTCTGCTTGCCCTACTAGGTGCATGTATTCTTGCGCTCTACTTCATGAACTTCAGCGGTAGCTGGGGTAACCAAGCAGACTTTGGCGCTTTCGGTGACTATGTGGGTGGGGTGCTTAATCCAGTGCTCGGGTTCGCTACCGTTGGCCTACTGATCTGGTCACTTAAAATGCAACGCGATGAGCTATCCCTGTCACGGCAAGAGCTAGCTTTAACCCGTCAAGAACTGGCTGAGACTAAAGAAGAAACCGCGCTCAGTCGTCAGGCTATGGAAGCGCAAGTAAATCATGTAAAAGTCGAAGCAGAGTTAAATGAACTTACAAGACTGTTAGATCGCTCTCAAACAAAATATGAAACCTTGATAGGTATGCGATTTCCCTTAACAAGCTTCCGTACTTCCCCATCAAGCCAGACGATGCTCGATGACACCTACAAATCACTATTAGAACGTAAAATAAAAAATATGTCCGCGAATACAGCTAACAGCTTAGTTAACGCCTCAACTAAGAACAGCGATATAGTTTTACATTTAAACCTGATTCGACGAGAAGCCATTTTATTTGCCGACTTAGCGCTCAAATATTACTCCATCAATAATAGCGCTGAATTTGCAAGGGCATACCTATTCGACGCTTTAGATATTCTCAACTTAGTAAACCGCATTTATCCTGATGACATTACAAAAAATCGCGTCGAAGGAATAAATTATGTCTTAGTAAACATCTCAAATATTTTAGCAGAAATGCCCCAATCAAAATCGACTCAATAGATGCTTTTAACCAAACTTCCCAAATTAAGCTTCAATTGTTATCACGCACTCACTTAGAATATTTCCGAACGAAAGTAAGGTAGTACTGGCCGCACGATTTGAAGCGTTCCCTAACGCGAACAAGCAACATCGCAACCACAAAAGAGTGATAAGAAACATTTAGTTAGCATTTAACTTGGGATTCCCTTACACTCCTATTTAAGCGTGTCAGTATCGATACAGGCCTTGAAAAAGGGTCAGAAGCGGCCGACGAAAGCCTATTAAGGGCGCCGGCAGAGAGCATCCGCTGTGGCAGTTCTGTCAGCATTTTCTGCGTCATCTGCGTTATCTGCATCGTCAATGAAAGATTAGGGAAGAAAGTAATTGATCAATAAGAATCATCTTGGGTTTGCCTTGCTACTGGGTCTACTGGGCTTGCTGGTCAACCTGGCACCTATTCCCCTGTTTGGTAACCAACAGCTGATCATTGGTAACCTCTTCTTCGTGATCGTGGCCATCTTCCTCGGCCCCTGGTATGCCCTGTTAACCTCGCTGCTTTGTGCCACCGGCCTCTATATCGCCTGGGACAGCTGGCACATGTTCCTGCTGTTCCCGTTAGAGGCGCTGTGGCTGGGCTATGCGCGGCGCAAAGAGTTCTACACCCTGTATGCGGATATCACCTTCTGGCTCTTGCTGGGCATGCCGCTCTTCTATCTGTACGCCAACCTGGTGTTTCAGATGCCCAACAGTTACATGACCTTTATCACCCTCAAGCAGGGAATTAACGGCATGCTCTATACGGCGCTCGGCGCCATCTGCGTCACCATGCTGCCCAGCCAGCTACATATCGACGGCAAGCTGATAAATAAGAAGCGCAAGAGCTTCAACGCCCAACTCACCTACACCTTTACCCAGGTGTTGACCCTAGCCCTGTTGGTATCGGCACTGATCTTCAACAACAACTCCATCGATCAACAGCAGCGGGATGTAAAACTTAACCTGGAAGACTCGGCCGCCCACCTTGGCAAGGCCACAGAGAGCTTTATCGAGGGGCACATCAGCGCCATAGACAACGCGGCGCGCTGGCTGAGCCTGTCTAACTATGATGCGGCCCAGTGGCAGAGCCTGTTGTCTAAGCTGCACCAGAGTTACCCGTTTTTTATCTCTATGCTGATAGCCGACGACAAGGGGTTTATCTCGGCGGCCAGCCCCATCTCACGCCTGGGCAAGGAGACAGTTAAAAACAAAGATCTCAGCATCAGCGACAGGCACTATTTTCAGGAGGCCTTCTACAATCAGCTGACCTTTATCTCTCCGGCCTTCCTGGGGAGGGGTTTTGGTACAGATCCCATAGTCGCCATCAGTGCGCCGCTCTATTCCAAGGACAACCCGGTCAGCCCCATAGGGATCATCGAAGGCTCGCTGAACCTTACCAAGTTCGCCAGTATCGATGAACGCAACCGTGAGTTTAACGAGCAGGCCATGGTGCTCACCGACGAGAACGGCCTGGTGATCTATGCCTCGGAGATGCTCGACCTGGCGCCCTTGACCCCGCTTAAGGTTTCCACCTCGGGGCAGCGCTATCGCACCAGCCTGAACATGATCAACTTTCGCAATCTCGACAGCTTTAACCCTGAGTTCGCCTACGCCAAATATGTGCTGAAAAATGGCTGGTCACTCTATGTGGTGATGCCCTTCTCGCCGCTGGTGAAGCAGGTGGAGCAGCAGTACCTGACCACCTTCAGCCTGCTGTTTATTGCCTTCATCATCACCATCTTGCTGATCAAGGTGATCAGTAATCGCCTGACCCAGCCGCTTGAGACCATCGCCAAGAAATTTAGCCAGTGGGGCATGGCCGAACATCAGGATGAGGCGATGACAGACACCACGCCCCAGGAGATCTATGCCCTCTCCAGCAGCATTCAGAAGAGTAAGCAGGAGCTGATCAGCTACCAGCTGGAGCTGGAGGAAAAGGTGGCAATGCGTACGGTTGAGCTGGAAGATGCCAACCTCAAGTTGCAGGCGCTGGCAGAGCGCGATGAGCTGACTCAACTGTACAACCGCCGCTATGTGGAAAATCATTTCGGCAATATTCACGATATGTGCAAGCGCAGCTATGCGGCGCTGGCGTTCTGCATCATAGATATCGACCACTTTAAGAAGATCAACGACACCTATGGCCACCAGATAGGCGATAGCGCCCTCATCGCCCTGGCCGAACTGATGAAGCAGTTCTTTAAGCGGGACACGGATATTGTCTCTCGCTATGGTGGTGAAGAGTTTTTGGTGGTGTTGCCCCAGTGCAACGCCCTGCTGGTAGAGCAGCATCTGAATCAGTTTAAGGAACTGGTCGCGGAGCATCAGATTGAGGTGCCGGGCCAGGAAGCGATCAGCCTGACCGTGAGTATCGGCGCGGTGATCAGCAATGCCGGCTACATGAACGACATAGATCACTGGTTTAAGATGGCCGATCTTAACCTCTACGAGGCCAAGGAAAATGGTCGCAACCGGGTGATCTGCTCCCTGCTGTCGGCCGAAGATCAGCTAAGCTAACCTTGGCTTTTTAACCTAGTCTCTCTTACCGAGCCAGGCCTTCTGTTAACGAGCCAGGCTTTGCCGCAAAGGCCGCTGGCTCATTTGAAGGCGTGGCATTAGCCCCTTGGCGCGCCTGGATAAAGCTATCCACCCGCGCTAACAGATAAGGGAAGAAAGGATTCCATTTCTGCCTGAGCACCTCCGCTGCCGACACGCCCAGCACGCCGCGCTCCCCGCGGGTAGCTGCCGCGCCAATCTGCACCCTGTGACTCCCCTTGACGAACGCCGTGCCGTACAGGTTATCGCTCGCGGGATAAGGCAGGGCCACATGGGAGAGCGAATAGATGCCCGCCGGCCAATTGAGCCCTAAGGGCTGATGAACAACCACTTTCCCAGGCCTATACCTGCTGGCCTCGACCTCGTCGAGACTCTTTAGCGGCTCGTTTTGTGACGGCTTATGATGTGACGGTTCGCTTTGCGCAATCAACTCCTGCTCTCTCTCCTGATTCCGCTCCGGAACAGCTTGGCGATTCTGCACCAGAGTCAGATCGAACCTGGGGGCATCGAGACTGAGGGAAGGCAACAAGGCGGTCAGCGGATCGCTCACCACCAGGGCCAGGCTCAGGGGTTGGCGATTGATATCAAACAGCACCAGCTGATGCTGTTTCGAAGGCAGACGCCCATAGAGATTACTCACCACAGCCGGCGTCGAGACAGTAGCGTCGGCCACCGACTGAAAGGTTAAGATATCCGCAAGCTCGGCCAATTGCTCCTGGGGCATCGCCTGCATCAGCTGTTGATTGCGCTCTGCCAGCTGATAGACCACATCGCCGGCATTGACGGCGAACGAGTTGTATTTAAAGGGATCGTACTCGGTCTGAATCGAGTTCCAGCTCAGCTTCTCCAGCCCCAACAGCCGCCCTAACCTGTCCTGCCACTTGGCACCGGCCGCCACCGGCGACAGGCCTATGGCCGGCGAGAGGAAGATCATGCCGCGGTAACTCAGCGTCGAATTATGCGCGAGTCGCTCGAGCTCATGGTTTAACGCCAGCGCCGCACCGGTCGAGAAGGCCACCACATAGAGCGGCTTATCACCCAGTTGCTGCTTGAGATGCTGGGTCGCCAGCTCCACCGCCCTGGCCATCTCCTGCCACTTAAGCTCCACCAAGCCAGAGGGTATGGTGCCGTGGCCCGGCAATCTTAGCCCCAGCAGGTGAGCGCGCCCCTTAAAATGCTCGGCAAAGTGCGACAAGGCATAGGGAGAGTCTGACATGCCGTGCAGCAACAGGACCCCAAATTCGGCATCTGGCTTGGCCCACTCATAACTACGATTCCAGGCCTTAGGCCAGTTGTCTGGGTCGGCAAAGCTGCCATGCCAATAGCGATTGAGGGGCTGATCCAGGTGTTGGGTGCGGCTATAGATCTTACTCTCCACCTCCTCGAACAGCTTGGCCTCCAGCGTCTGATAGGCAGGGAAATCGTCTACCTCGCTATCGAGGCGAAACTGATGCTCGAGCATGGTCGAATGCCAGATGGACAGGTCGGGACGGGCATTTAGAAACCAGACCCCAAAGGCGAGCGCGGCCGCGATAATGCCGAGACAGGCATAGGTGACGGCGATGGAAAGATGTTTTGTCGAGTGAATCAGCAATGTTTTCATGAGAAATGACCGCTAGGCTCCATGTGCGCGCTCACGCGCTGCAAGTCCGTTAACCATTAACATACACGGCTTTATTGCGTAAACTCCAGTCCCAAAGCCCAAGGAATAAAGATTATGTCTAAGAATGTGAAGCCCTTAGGGCAGGATGGCGCCAAACGCTGCTTTTATCTGCCAACGCCTCCCCTTCTGCCTGCCGACTGGCAACTTGCCCAGCCAGCCGACTTAAATAAAGCTGATATAGAAAGCGCTAGCTTAAATATAGGCAGTTTAGAGAGTCTGATCGCCCTCAACGGCAATAACTGGCGCAAGATCTTAGTGATCATGGCAAAATTGAGTGCGCCGGACGACGACTGGCGCGGCTACATGGGCAGTCTATTAAGAAATGACGAGCAGATACGTTTCGGCGCCGATGCCCTGTCACCCATGGCCAAGGAACATTATGTCTGTGGCCAGCAGA contains the following coding sequences:
- a CDS encoding IS4 family transposase, which produces MRDVHILHDLLKKQCPQIHQKRLNSLMVATEALLDGNQLSLTQLGRNISGAVAPKHNIKRIDRLLGNPHLHSDKFAIYQWHAKLLCVANPMPVILIDWSDVREQLRMMTLRASVSVQGRSVTLYERTFKLADYNAPRSHNAFLAELAQVLPSHVCPLIVTDAGYRNTWFREVERYGWFWLGRVRGDVGFLQANHAQWQSNKSLYPSATAKARHIGYVKLGRKSPMRCHLHLYKAAPKYRADKRSSKAGRNHTAQQSYRLGSKEPWLLATNLPTEAFSSTQVVKLYARRMQIEETFRDLKSPQYGMGLRQSRSRCPRRYDVLLLIALLAEILLWCIGLAARHLGWQRRFQANTIRDRNVLSVLRLGKEVRRRPEYSIKESHFRWAWGEFLKLVNTSGRPEL
- a CDS encoding sensor domain-containing diguanylate cyclase; protein product: MINKNHLGFALLLGLLGLLVNLAPIPLFGNQQLIIGNLFFVIVAIFLGPWYALLTSLLCATGLYIAWDSWHMFLLFPLEALWLGYARRKEFYTLYADITFWLLLGMPLFYLYANLVFQMPNSYMTFITLKQGINGMLYTALGAICVTMLPSQLHIDGKLINKKRKSFNAQLTYTFTQVLTLALLVSALIFNNNSIDQQQRDVKLNLEDSAAHLGKATESFIEGHISAIDNAARWLSLSNYDAAQWQSLLSKLHQSYPFFISMLIADDKGFISAASPISRLGKETVKNKDLSISDRHYFQEAFYNQLTFISPAFLGRGFGTDPIVAISAPLYSKDNPVSPIGIIEGSLNLTKFASIDERNREFNEQAMVLTDENGLVIYASEMLDLAPLTPLKVSTSGQRYRTSLNMINFRNLDSFNPEFAYAKYVLKNGWSLYVVMPFSPLVKQVEQQYLTTFSLLFIAFIITILLIKVISNRLTQPLETIAKKFSQWGMAEHQDEAMTDTTPQEIYALSSSIQKSKQELISYQLELEEKVAMRTVELEDANLKLQALAERDELTQLYNRRYVENHFGNIHDMCKRSYAALAFCIIDIDHFKKINDTYGHQIGDSALIALAELMKQFFKRDTDIVSRYGGEEFLVVLPQCNALLVEQHLNQFKELVAEHQIEVPGQEAISLTVSIGAVISNAGYMNDIDHWFKMADLNLYEAKENGRNRVICSLLSAEDQLS
- a CDS encoding alpha/beta hydrolase, translating into MKTLLIHSTKHLSIAVTYACLGIIAAALAFGVWFLNARPDLSIWHSTMLEHQFRLDSEVDDFPAYQTLEAKLFEEVESKIYSRTQHLDQPLNRYWHGSFADPDNWPKAWNRSYEWAKPDAEFGVLLLHGMSDSPYALSHFAEHFKGRAHLLGLRLPGHGTIPSGLVELKWQEMARAVELATQHLKQQLGDKPLYVVAFSTGAALALNHELERLAHNSTLSYRGMIFLSPAIGLSPVAAGAKWQDRLGRLLGLEKLSWNSIQTEYDPFKYNSFAVNAGDVVYQLAERNQQLMQAMPQEQLAELADILTFQSVADATVSTPAVVSNLYGRLPSKQHQLVLFDINRQPLSLALVVSDPLTALLPSLSLDAPRFDLTLVQNRQAVPERNQEREQELIAQSEPSHHKPSQNEPLKSLDEVEASRYRPGKVVVHQPLGLNWPAGIYSLSHVALPYPASDNLYGTAFVKGSHRVQIGAAATRGERGVLGVSAAEVLRQKWNPFFPYLLARVDSFIQARQGANATPSNEPAAFAAKPGSLTEGLAR
- a CDS encoding DUF6942 family protein, with amino-acid sequence MSKNVKPLGQDGAKRCFYLPTPPLLPADWQLAQPADLNKADIESASLNIGSLESLIALNGNNWRKILVIMAKLSAPDDDWRGYMGSLLRNDEQIRFGADALSPMAKEHYVCGQQSAIALGLTPLNEPKTFTHQQENDNQIYLLPYLDYRQCPNALIADLRKLRKSLTD